In the Synechococcus sp. UW179A genome, one interval contains:
- a CDS encoding Nif11-like leader peptide family natural product precursor, whose product MSEEQLKAFLEKVKGDTNLQDKLKAAANADAVVAIAKESGFVISTDELKKAEAEISDKELEKAAGGDCILTHKIIEDYTNLSCWIIC is encoded by the coding sequence ATGTCAGAAGAGCAGCTCAAAGCCTTCCTTGAAAAAGTCAAGGGCGACACAAACCTTCAGGATAAGCTCAAAGCTGCAGCAAATGCCGATGCAGTGGTAGCAATTGCTAAAGAATCGGGATTTGTGATTTCGACGGATGAATTGAAGAAAGCCGAAGCAGAGATTTCCGACAAGGAACTTGAAAAAGCAGCTGGCGGCGATTGCATTTTAACCCACAAAATTATTGAAGATTATACAAATTTATCCTGCTGGATAATCTGTTAA
- a CDS encoding Nif11-like leader peptide family natural product precursor, with protein sequence MSEEQLKAFLSKAKGDSSLQEKLKAAKSPEDVVGIAKEHGHEFTADKINQLSEEELESVAGGANICTGCQIATTCIDDSQMLKYTNSG encoded by the coding sequence ATGTCAGAAGAGCAACTCAAGGCATTTCTCTCCAAAGCCAAAGGCGATTCCAGTCTTCAGGAGAAACTAAAAGCAGCTAAGTCACCTGAAGATGTTGTAGGTATTGCTAAAGAACATGGTCATGAATTTACTGCTGATAAGATTAACCAGCTCAGTGAAGAGGAGCTAGAAAGTGTGGCTGGTGGTGCAAATATTTGCACTGGTTGCCAAATTGCAACAACTTGCATAGATGATAGCCAGATGCTTAAATATACTAATTCTGGCTGA
- a CDS encoding sigma factor produces MTTSTPPAAIQRRLERQRRHERRRPIPAHILQRNDAVLMHLGLAHLGANRLLHNGSGEQDDLVQEGRYGLIRALERFEAGRGHRISSYAMPRITGQIKHYRRDRLQILRIPWLSHGLSSSSDSQRCFAAGKALV; encoded by the coding sequence ATGACCACCAGCACACCACCAGCGGCCATTCAACGACGGCTTGAACGACAACGACGTCATGAACGCCGCCGCCCAATCCCTGCCCACATCCTGCAACGGAATGACGCTGTGCTGATGCACCTGGGACTGGCCCATCTCGGTGCCAACCGTCTGCTGCACAACGGATCTGGCGAACAGGACGATCTGGTGCAAGAAGGCCGCTATGGGCTGATTCGCGCTCTTGAACGTTTTGAGGCCGGTCGCGGCCACCGCATCAGCAGCTACGCGATGCCGAGGATCACAGGGCAGATCAAGCATTACCGCAGAGACAGGCTGCAAATCTTGCGAATCCCCTGGCTGTCACATGGTCTGAGTAGTAGCAGTGACTCTCAACGGTGCTTTGCAGCTGGTAAGGCGCTGGTATGA
- a CDS encoding YqhA family protein, protein MNRSNRLERRFEGLIWKFRLVTLIPVLMSLLGSISCFVIGTYAEISVLQKVFRGDFTHDNSTLLIGKVVGGIDYYLIGIALLIFGYGIYELVISDIDPRQNDASTSRRNLLNIQDLDGLKQKLTKVIIVALIVTAFKVMVSFEVTSITELIQYCAGVLMLAFSSYLIGRTGKH, encoded by the coding sequence ATGAACCGATCGAACCGACTGGAACGCAGGTTTGAAGGGCTGATCTGGAAATTCCGACTGGTCACGCTGATTCCCGTTCTGATGAGCCTGCTGGGGAGCATCAGCTGTTTTGTGATCGGGACCTATGCAGAGATCAGCGTTCTCCAGAAAGTCTTTCGAGGTGACTTCACCCATGACAACAGCACTCTGCTGATCGGAAAGGTGGTGGGAGGCATCGACTACTACCTGATCGGCATCGCCCTGCTGATTTTCGGCTACGGCATCTACGAGCTGGTGATCTCCGACATCGACCCGCGACAGAACGATGCATCGACTTCAAGACGCAACCTGCTCAACATCCAAGACCTCGATGGGCTGAAACAGAAGCTCACCAAGGTGATCATCGTTGCCCTGATCGTGACGGCGTTCAAGGTGATGGTGAGCTTTGAGGTGACCTCGATCACCGAACTGATTCAGTACTGCGCAGGTGTGCTCATGTTGGCGTTCAGCTCCTACTTGATCGGGCGCACCGGCAAGCACTGA